Proteins from one Deinococcus sedimenti genomic window:
- a CDS encoding putative baseplate assembly protein yields MPLPTVNLDDRRFDDILEEARRLIPQFCPEWTDHNPSDPGMAILEVFAWMTDLLLYRVNQVPDKLLIAFLDLIGVQLAPPRAAQAPVTFYLSAPQETALAINVGTEVATLRTEVNEATVFSTERGGVIRPPVLTGLYTANTLAQVRGDADDTRGVRHDLAQLGLPGYRFPIFQPQPQPGDALFVQLEGDHSDHVLALHFGVELAGGAGVNPNHPPYVWEAWQGGVSRWAQCETEYDGTQAFNVSGELILRLPTLREGTFFEQRGYWLRCRLTNEQMHAGYRVSPDLETLRVDARGVTVPARHATVVKNELLGQSDGTPGQRFTLLNGPVLHLDPDRDLIEVLTPEGDRTLFTPVTDFSLSSPLDPHFTFDTATREVAFGPSVLQPDGSVYRFGLTPAQGATIRMTRYQYGGGAIGNVPARSLSVLKSSLPYVARVTNHAPAVGGRNAQQLEDAVQRVPQLLRTRTRAVTADDYEHLAAQVPGVARARCVTPNMHAPGQTYPGQIRALHVPPGQVTVALLPEVRLDDPGVDVDPLTPGRVAPERLTLSAELRGAVQEELDLRRPVGTTLDLRAPQYVWVSVTATVRAAHAASRPAREDVRRRALHALYTYLNPYTGGPDGRGWPFGRTLTLSELYGLLRAVPDLEVVEDVQVILTEPGQPETREVVTGSLPMPPQALIVSDVHHVRVEQG; encoded by the coding sequence GTGCCGCTACCCACCGTGAACCTCGACGACCGCCGCTTCGACGACATCCTCGAAGAAGCCCGCCGCCTGATCCCGCAGTTCTGCCCCGAATGGACCGACCACAACCCCAGCGACCCCGGCATGGCCATCCTGGAGGTGTTCGCCTGGATGACCGACCTGCTGCTGTACCGCGTGAACCAGGTGCCCGATAAACTGCTGATCGCGTTCCTGGACCTGATCGGCGTGCAGCTCGCCCCGCCCCGCGCCGCGCAGGCGCCCGTCACGTTCTACCTGTCCGCCCCGCAGGAGACCGCGCTGGCCATCAACGTCGGCACCGAGGTCGCCACGCTGCGCACCGAGGTGAACGAGGCCACCGTGTTCTCCACCGAACGCGGCGGCGTGATCCGCCCCCCGGTCCTGACCGGGCTGTACACCGCCAACACCCTCGCGCAGGTGCGCGGCGACGCGGACGACACGCGTGGCGTCCGGCACGACCTCGCGCAGCTGGGCCTGCCCGGCTACCGATTCCCGATCTTCCAGCCGCAACCGCAACCCGGCGACGCGCTGTTCGTGCAGCTGGAAGGCGACCACAGCGACCACGTCCTGGCGCTGCACTTCGGCGTGGAACTCGCCGGGGGCGCCGGCGTGAACCCCAACCACCCCCCCTACGTGTGGGAGGCGTGGCAGGGCGGCGTGAGCCGCTGGGCGCAGTGCGAGACCGAGTACGACGGCACGCAGGCCTTCAACGTGTCCGGCGAGCTGATCCTGCGCCTGCCCACCCTGCGCGAGGGCACCTTCTTCGAGCAGCGCGGCTACTGGCTGCGCTGCCGCCTGACCAACGAGCAGATGCACGCCGGGTACCGCGTCAGCCCCGACCTGGAAACCCTGCGCGTGGACGCGCGCGGCGTCACCGTACCCGCCCGGCACGCCACCGTCGTGAAGAACGAACTGCTCGGCCAGAGCGACGGCACGCCCGGCCAGCGCTTCACTCTGCTGAACGGCCCGGTCCTGCACCTTGACCCGGACCGCGACCTGATCGAGGTCCTCACCCCCGAGGGCGACCGCACCCTGTTCACGCCCGTCACGGACTTCAGCCTGTCCTCGCCACTGGACCCGCACTTCACGTTCGACACCGCCACCCGCGAGGTCGCCTTCGGCCCCAGCGTCCTGCAACCCGACGGCAGCGTGTACCGCTTCGGCCTGACCCCCGCCCAGGGGGCCACGATCCGCATGACCCGCTACCAGTACGGCGGCGGCGCCATCGGCAACGTCCCGGCCCGCAGCCTCAGCGTCCTGAAGAGCAGCCTGCCGTACGTGGCGCGCGTCACCAACCACGCCCCCGCCGTGGGCGGCCGCAACGCCCAGCAGCTCGAGGACGCCGTGCAGCGCGTCCCACAGCTGCTGCGCACCCGCACCCGCGCCGTCACCGCCGACGACTACGAACACCTCGCCGCGCAGGTCCCCGGTGTCGCCCGCGCCCGCTGCGTCACCCCGAACATGCACGCGCCCGGCCAGACGTACCCCGGGCAGATCCGCGCGCTGCACGTGCCGCCCGGGCAGGTCACGGTCGCCCTGCTGCCCGAGGTGCGCCTCGACGACCCCGGCGTGGACGTGGACCCCCTGACCCCGGGCCGGGTCGCGCCGGAACGCCTGACCCTCAGCGCCGAACTGCGCGGCGCCGTGCAGGAGGAACTCGACCTGCGCCGCCCGGTCGGCACCACCCTGGACCTGCGCGCCCCGCAGTACGTGTGGGTCAGCGTCACCGCCACCGTCCGCGCCGCGCACGCCGCCAGCCGCCCCGCCCGCGAGGACGTCCGCCGCCGCGCCCTGCACGCCCTGTACACCTACCTCAACCCCTACACCGGCGGACCCGACGGACGCGGCTGGCCCTTCGGCCGCACCCTGACCCTCAGCGAACTGTACGGCCTGCTGCGCGCCGTGCCGGACCTGGAAGTCGTCGAGGACGTGCAGGTCATCCTG
- a CDS encoding GPW/gp25 family protein — protein sequence MTRPLTRPPIRDVLGTGLAFPLGVNARGQLGMVSGERAVAQAIMTLLMTAPGQRVMRPEYGCRIHDLVFAPGDATTLGLASYYVDEAIRRWEPRVTVERVQARLDPADPGRIIVDLRYQLRNTPEPRSLIFPFYRAP from the coding sequence ATGACCCGCCCCCTCACCCGCCCCCCGATCCGGGACGTGCTCGGCACCGGACTGGCCTTCCCGCTGGGCGTCAACGCCCGCGGGCAGCTGGGCATGGTCAGCGGCGAACGCGCCGTCGCGCAGGCCATCATGACCCTCCTGATGACCGCGCCCGGACAGCGCGTCATGCGACCCGAATACGGCTGCCGCATCCACGACCTGGTGTTCGCACCCGGCGACGCCACCACCCTGGGCCTGGCGTCCTACTACGTCGACGAGGCCATCCGCCGCTGGGAACCCCGCGTGACCGTCGAACGCGTCCAGGCGCGCCTGGACCCCGCCGACCCCGGGCGGATCATCGTGGACCTGCGCTACCAGCTGCGCAACACGCCCGAACCCCGCTCGCTGATCTTCCCCTTCTACCGCGCCCCCTGA
- a CDS encoding Pvc16 family protein encodes MIADIQQGLRDLIYTEAQLPRDAIDIRFAAPTGSWVSSLTRPTLNLFLHDLRENTGLRSMEFSHAPSPGGVQRQLAPRRMDLRFLVTVFFKAQLDELGRDEWNVLWRVLAALLRQDEWDAHYLPEEARRLNLGVLGSVTQGDTPQAVFSSLGLSLRPHLQYTVTVPLDLNVTSFAPLVLERDLAVRGGPTRDAPLIGQRRRSSWQLRAPDGRPLADALVRSDSGARGYTDPTGTVHLDAPREAVGTLHVLTLDGETHTLIPHTEQAQLTLDTPGGPA; translated from the coding sequence ATGATCGCCGACATCCAACAGGGCCTGCGGGACCTGATCTACACCGAAGCGCAGCTGCCCCGCGACGCCATCGACATCCGCTTCGCTGCCCCCACGGGCAGCTGGGTCAGCAGCCTCACCCGACCCACCCTGAACCTCTTCCTGCACGACCTGCGCGAGAACACCGGCCTGCGCTCCATGGAATTCAGCCACGCCCCCAGCCCGGGCGGCGTGCAGCGCCAGCTCGCCCCCCGCCGCATGGACCTGCGCTTCCTCGTCACCGTGTTCTTCAAGGCGCAGCTCGACGAACTGGGCCGCGACGAGTGGAACGTCCTGTGGCGCGTCCTGGCCGCCCTGCTGCGCCAGGACGAATGGGACGCCCACTACCTGCCCGAGGAGGCGCGGCGCCTGAACCTGGGCGTGCTGGGCAGCGTCACCCAGGGCGACACCCCCCAGGCGGTGTTCTCCAGCCTGGGCCTGAGCCTGCGCCCCCACCTGCAATACACCGTGACCGTCCCGCTGGACCTGAACGTCACCAGCTTCGCGCCGCTGGTCCTCGAACGCGACCTTGCCGTGCGTGGCGGCCCCACCCGCGACGCCCCGCTGATCGGCCAGCGCCGCCGCAGCTCCTGGCAGCTGCGCGCCCCCGACGGCCGCCCCCTGGCCGACGCACTCGTGCGCAGCGACAGCGGCGCGCGCGGCTACACCGACCCCACCGGCACCGTGCACCTCGACGCGCCCCGCGAGGCCGTGGGCACGCTGCACGTCCTGACCCTCGACGGCGAAACCCACACCCTCATCCCCCACACCGAGCAGGCCCAGCTGACCCTGGACACCCCCGGAGGCCCCGCATGA